Genomic DNA from Candidatus Dadabacteria bacterium:
GCGTTCCACATGGATATAAGGTCGGGCTGAGAGGTTCCCCCGGAAACGGGTGCTCTCGCGACGCAGATTCCGTCGCACCCGCCGTTTATGCCGGCCATGTACTGGTTGACTCCCTGGGCGGCCGTCTCGTGAGTGTGCACCCAGAGAATGACGTTTTCTCCGACGAGCTTTCTCGCGGCCTTCACGGTCTCGTAAATCTTTTTGGGATTCGATGTTCCGGAAGCGTCCTTGAAGCATATGGAATCGTAGGGAAGCCCCGAATCAAGTATTTTCCTCAGCCTGTCTATATAGAAATCCACGTCGTGGGCTCCTTCGCAGCCCGGAGGAAGCTCCATAAGCGTTACCACCGCCTGGTGGTGCAGGCCCGCATTCTTTATGCACTGACCGGAGTACTCGAGGTTTCTTACGTCATTTAAGGCGTCGAAGTTTCTTATGTGAGTTATGCCATGTTTCTTGAACATCCTGGCGTGAAGATCTATCATGTCCTTGGGCTGCTGGGACAGGGCAACAACATTGATCCCCCTTGCAAGCGTCTGTAGGTTAGCGTCCGGTCCCGCTGCTTCGCGGAAGCGGTCCATCATATCAAAAGCGGACTCACCGCAGTAAAGAAACAGGCTCTGGAACCTGGCTCCCCCGCCAGCCTCAAAGTGGGTTATCCCGGCTTCCCTAGCGGCCTCGACCGCCGGAATGAAGTCTTCTGTAAGCACCCTCGCGCCGAAAACGGACTGAAACCCGTCGCGAAAGGATGTATCCTGAAATAAGATTTTTTTCATGACAAGACCCTGAGGTTTTCAAGATCTAGCCGTCGCCGGCATGCTTCGCCCTGTAGGCCGCAACTGCCGCGGCTATAACCGGAATGACGTCCCTTCTGGATTTTTTGGACGCCCCGGGACCCGAGGGCGCACGCACGTCGCTGTCTTTAAAAAGCTTCGCAGACAACATCACGCTTACCATCAATACAAGCAGAAAAATATATACTGTGGCCATACCTATGACCATGAGTTTTACGCCTTCAAGGATCATAATGGACGAAGAATCTCAAAAACCGTTTGAATTTAATGGGTATCAATTATTTACAAGAACTTGTTTATTGTCAATCTGCGGCAAGGCCTCCAGTGACGTGCGCACGCCGCGGATTCCTGAGCTCCCTGTTTTCCCTTGACCTTCAAATCCTTACGTGTTATTCTGACCCCCCACTATGAAAAGGACTTATCAACCGCACGTAAAAAAGAGGCTCAGAACACACGGCTTCCGCGCCAGGCTGAGCACAAGGGGAGGCAGAAGCATACTCAGGAGAAGAACTGCCAAGGGAAGATACGTTCTCACGGTTGGGA
This window encodes:
- a CDS encoding OadG family protein — translated: MILEGVKLMVIGMATVYIFLLVLMVSVMLSAKLFKDSDVRAPSGPGASKKSRRDVIPVIAAAVAAYRAKHAGDG
- the rpmH gene encoding 50S ribosomal protein L34 — translated: MKRTYQPHVKKRLRTHGFRARLSTRGGRSILRRRTAKGRYVLTVGRWKK